The nucleotide window GTAGGGCACCCGCACCGTGTCGACGGGGGCATAATACAAAGCAAAGCCGGGCTGGGCCACCGCAAAAGCACCCGGTTTGGTCGGCGCTGGCAGGGCTTGGCCCAGCGCAGCTTGTTGCCATTCGGCCGCGGCCCGTTGGGCTTCGGCTACCCGGCGGGCAGCAGTTTGGCGCATACTGACCAGAAAACGGTTCCAGTCCGCTGAGCTGTGCAGGCTGCTCAGGCTGGCGTCCTGCGCCATTTGGTCAATGTCGCGGGCGGTGATGGGCAGATTCGGCTGCCGACTCAGCTGCAGCAGCCACCGCAGGGCCTGGGCCTGCTGGCCGGGGCAATTAGCTGCCGCTCCGGCCCCGGCGTAGAGGTCGAAGGGCCCAACGCGGGAGCTGTCGGCAAATGCCTGGGTGAAAGCAGCAGTGGCCGCGCAGTAGTTTTTTTGGCCCAACTGGCGGGCGGCGCCTTCCAGAAGCTGGTTGTACGTCAGGCTCTGGGCCCGCACGAGGGAGCCGGTCAGCAGCAGGGCCAGGAGCAGAGTGGCGGGTAGCAGGCGGCTCATACGCTGAAAAAAGCGGTGGGGTAAAGGATTACAGAAGCTTTTTGAGCTGCTCGGCGGCGTTGCGGCTGCTGGGGTCCAGCTTAAGCGCCTGGCGGTAGTTTTTCACGGCCAGGGCTTTGTTGCCCATTTCCTGGTAGGTTTCGGCCAGGCTGTCGTAGGTGTTGGGGCTGGTTGGGTAGAGGCTCACGTTCAGCTTGAAGATTTCCAGGGCCTGGGCCGTCATCTGCTGGCGTAGCAGGGTGTAGCCCCAGGCGTTGACGTCGTCTTCGGGCAGCTGGTAGGCCGGGTTCTGCTTTTGCTGCTGCCGCACCAGGGCCAGCGCGTTTTCAAAGCCGCGTTTGCGCAGCTCGTTGTGTAGCGCCCGCAGCTGGGGCGGCAAGCCAAAGCCGGTAGCCAGTCGCATATCAGGCACGTAAAAGCTGGCTATTTCATCCACAAACCGGTCGGGGTTAGACCCAATCAGGTTGGTCAGCACCACCACGGCCAGGTCGTCTTCGGGGTAGACGAATACGGCCGAGCGGCCCCCGCCCACGGCCGCGGCGGCGCGGTGCTCGGGCCGGCCCACCGTGGGCCAGCCCGCGGCGTAGCCATTCAGCTGCCGGCTGAAGCCGCCGGTCTGGCCATTATTGAGCAGCACCGGCGTCCAGAGTTTAGCCAGGTTGTTGGCTTTCAAAAGCTTGCCTTGCTGCAAAGACATCACCCAGTGGGCCAGGTCGTCGGCCGTAGAGTTGAGGCCGGCGGCGGTGTAGAGGATAGGGGCAAATACCTCGAAGACGTTGCGCAGCTCCTTGCCCTGCGCAGTTCCCCATCCACGGCGTGCAGAAAGCTGTAGCCCCGTACCGCGTGGGGCGTTACGGTGTGGGCGTCGCCAAACTTGCTGTGCGGCATGCCCACGGCCCACAATTGTTTTTGCTCAATGAACTGGGCAAACGGCTGTCCGCTGAGCTGGTCGATCAGCTTGCCCAGGAGCAAATAGTTGGTTTGGTTGTAGCTGAACTTCTCCCCGGGCTTAAAATCCATGGGCTGGGTCTGCACCTTCGCCCAGGCGGCCTGCTGCTCGTTTTCACTTATCTGCTCGTCGTCGGGCATGATGTTGGGAATGCCCGAGCTGTGGGCCAGCAGCTGCCCGATGGTAACCGGTTGCCAGGCCGCCGGCAGCCCCTTTACATACTGTCCGATGGGGGCGGCCAGATCTAGCTTGCCAGCTTCCACGAGCTGCATCACGGCCACGCCGGTAAAGGCTTTGGTAATGGAGTTGATGGGGAAAACCGTCCGGCTCGTTACCGGCACCGAGTCCTGCACGTTGGCCAGCCCGTAGTTGGAGAGCTTCACGATTTTGCCGTGGTGAACAACGGCCAACTGCAGGCCCGGAATCCGCTGCTGCTGCATCCGGTTCTTTATCAGGGCGTCCACGCTGTCGGCCGCCGTGGCCGCCGGCGCTGCTTGGGCCCAGGCGCTGGTGGTAAGAGTCAGGGCCATGCCCAAGGCCGCCAGGTAGGTAGTGATTTTCATAAAAGAATAGTCGGTAACGGTGGAGGAGGTCAAAGAAAAGAAAGAAGAAAACAAGGAGAAAAATAGGTGAAAAAGGGCTGGAAAGCAGGGGCTTGCTCAGTGCCGAGCAGGACCAGCTTTCAGCCACGGTCCTTCCAAGCCAGGCTCAGAAGGACCGGGCACAAGGCTTAGCCGCCGAAGCCGCCACCGCCGCCCTGGGGCGCCGATTCAATCTTTTTCGGGGGCTTGTTGGAGCCGAAATACCAGCTGAAGCCCAGGTAGCCGACGCGCGTTTCGTACTTGTTGAGGTAAGTAGCGCGGTAGCCATTGTCGCCGAAGGCCTCGATGCGCTGGCGCTGGGTGTTCAGGATGTCGCTAACCCGCAGCGTGAGGGCCGCCCGGTCGTTGAACAGCTTCTGGCGCAGGGCCACTTCCACGTTGCCCTGGGGCAGCAGGCGGCCCTGGGGCGTAATCACGGCGGCGCGGTAGGTGCCCGTTACCTGCACGTCGAGCTTGGGCAGGGGCGTAAAGCTGTTCATTAGGCGGGCCGTGCCGGTCAGGTTGCTGCGGCTGGCTTCGGTGTTGGCCAGGGCCGTTACCGTGTTGCGAAACAGCGAGCCGCTGGCCGTCAGGCGCCACCACTTGGCCAGGGGCTGGTTGAGGTTCATTTCCAGGCCGTAGCTGCGGGTCTGGCCGAAGTTGCGGTTTAGCTCGGCCGTTACCACGCCGGCGGCGCCGTTGAGCCGGGTTGCTTCCTCGTCCACCTGGCGAATGCGCTGAATGGCGTTGTTGGTCTGGCGGTAAAACACCGTGGTGCTCAGGCTGGCCCCACCCATCGACACCTGGTGGCCCAGCTCGAAGGCGTTGATGTACTCGGGCCGCAGGCTAGGGTCGCCGAGGCGGTAGCTGCGCTGGTCCTGGTAGAGCGGGAAAGCCAGCAGCTGCATAAAGTTGGGGCGGTTGAGGCGGCGGGCGTAGCTCACCTGCACGCGCTGGTCGCCGGGCAGGGTGCGCACCACCGTGGCCGAGGGAAACAGGTTCAGGTATTTCAGGTCGAAAGCGCCTTTACCACCCCGCACGTTGCCCTGGGTGTGGGTGTACTCGGCCCGTACGCCGCCCTGGTAGCTCCATTTGCCGCGCTGCAGCTGGTAGGTAGCGTAGCCGGCCTGCAGGTATTCCTGGAAGGTGTAGGCCACCGAGCGGTTGTCGATGCGCGAGTAATTCCAGGGTTGGTCGGTGTTCTGCAGCAGGTAGTCGTAAGTGCCGTCGTTGGTCTGCCACTGGCCCTTGAGGCCCAGGTCTACGCGGCTGGTCGAGTCGAGCGGGTGGGTGTAGTCTACTTGCCCGTACACGGCCTGCAGGCGCACGCCCAGATCCTGCTTCCACTCGGGCTCGGGCACCGAGTTGCTGGTTAGTTGCTGACCTACTACCACGTCGGCCCACAGGTTGGTGTAGCCCAGATTGGCGTTCAGCTCCCGGCCTTTGTGCTGGGCCCAGGTGCGGCGGTAGTCCGACGACATATCCAGGGTTTTCACGTCTTCCACTACGCGCTGGCTGTTATCCTGGGCCACGCCGTTCAGCAGCGCTGACTGCCGGCCCGTATTCAGGCCTTTGTTGATCTGGGGCTCGGCTGTGAAAGTCAGGCTTTGCTCAGGGCTGATGGTGTAGTCCAGGCCCAGGCGGCCGGTGTGGGAGCTGCCGTGGCGCTGGCCCCGGCCTTCCTGGTGCAGCAGAATCGTCTGGTTGTCGAGTACCACGGTCTGGTCCACGTCGTTTTGCTGGCGGTACCGGTCGTCGCGGGCGTTGTAGCTGCCAAACATGTTCACTTTGCCCCGGCGGCGGTTCAGGCTCAACGAGGTGTTGTACTTATCGGCCGTGCCCAGGGTAGCCATGGCCTGCCCGTTCCAGCCGTCTTTGCGCTGCTTTTTCAGGATGATATTGATAACCCCACCCGAGCCGGCCGCGTCGTAGCGGGCCGAGGGGTTGGTTACCACTTCCACCTTCTCAATGGCGCTGGCCGGAATCTGCTCCAAGCGGGTGCCGGTGCCCCCGTTGGCTGCTCCGCTGGGCTTGCCGTCGATAAGCACCGTAATGTTGCTGCTGCCACGCATGCTCACCGTCCCGCTCTGGTCAACCGACACCGAGGGCACATTTTGCAGCACGTTGACGGCCGTGCCGCCCACGCTGCTCAAATCCTTCTCCACGTTAATTACCTTTTTGTCCAGGTTGTCG belongs to Hymenobacter cellulosilyticus and includes:
- a CDS encoding serine hydrolase domain-containing protein, translated to MRNVFEVFAPILYTAAGLNSTADDLAHWVMSLQQGKLLKANNLAKLWTPVLLNNGQTGGFSRQLNGYAAGWPTVGRPEHRAAAAVGGGRSAVFVYPEDDLAVVVLTNLIGSNPDRFVDEIASFYVPDMRLATGFGLPPQLRALHNELRKRGFENALALVRQQQKQNPAYQLPEDDVNAWGYTLLRQQMTAQALEIFKLNVSLYPTSPNTYDSLAETYQEMGNKALAVKNYRQALKLDPSSRNAAEQLKKLL
- a CDS encoding serine hydrolase domain-containing protein; the encoded protein is MKITTYLAALGMALTLTTSAWAQAAPAATAADSVDALIKNRMQQQRIPGLQLAVVHHGKIVKLSNYGLANVQDSVPVTSRTVFPINSITKAFTGVAVMQLVEAGKLDLAAPIGQYVKGLPAAWQPVTIGQLLAHSSGIPNIMPDDEQISENEQQAAWAKVQTQPMDFKPGEKFSYNQTNYLLLGKLIDQLSGQPFAQFIEQKQLWAVGMPHSKFGDAHTVTPHAVRGYSFLHAVDGELRRARSCATSSRYLPLSSTPPPASTLRPTTWPTG
- a CDS encoding TonB-dependent receptor domain-containing protein, with amino-acid sequence MNFSSAFSRALRCLGLLVTLLPLGLRAQNTGTAPGSVAGTLLDNSNGQPLAFASVVLLRAQDSTFVSGSQTGENGAFSLEKVGLGQYLVRATVLGYKPLRKAVTLTTDAPKVQLGPLKLLSTTTQLAGVTVQGERAAVVDNLDKKVINVEKDLSSVGGTAVNVLQNVPSVSVDQSGTVSMRGSSNITVLIDGKPSGAANGGTGTRLEQIPASAIEKVEVVTNPSARYDAAGSGGVINIILKKQRKDGWNGQAMATLGTADKYNTSLSLNRRRGKVNMFGSYNARDDRYRQQNDVDQTVVLDNQTILLHQEGRGQRHGSSHTGRLGLDYTISPEQSLTFTAEPQINKGLNTGRQSALLNGVAQDNSQRVVEDVKTLDMSSDYRRTWAQHKGRELNANLGYTNLWADVVVGQQLTSNSVPEPEWKQDLGVRLQAVYGQVDYTHPLDSTSRVDLGLKGQWQTNDGTYDYLLQNTDQPWNYSRIDNRSVAYTFQEYLQAGYATYQLQRGKWSYQGGVRAEYTHTQGNVRGGKGAFDLKYLNLFPSATVVRTLPGDQRVQVSYARRLNRPNFMQLLAFPLYQDQRSYRLGDPSLRPEYINAFELGHQVSMGGASLSTTVFYRQTNNAIQRIRQVDEEATRLNGAAGVVTAELNRNFGQTRSYGLEMNLNQPLAKWWRLTASGSLFRNTVTALANTEASRSNLTGTARLMNSFTPLPKLDVQVTGTYRAAVITPQGRLLPQGNVEVALRQKLFNDRAALTLRVSDILNTQRQRIEAFGDNGYRATYLNKYETRVGYLGFSWYFGSNKPPKKIESAPQGGGGGFGG